Proteins found in one bacterium genomic segment:
- the rpsI gene encoding 30S ribosomal protein S9: protein MEQKLLMDYYATGHRKTATAKVWLIPGGEGKIIINDKPMEEFVGGREVWGKMLQQPLLLTNTLDKYGVVAKTEGGGISAQVQAVRHGIARALLKVNPSFRGVLKDAGLLTRDPRVKERKKYGRHRARRGFQYSKR, encoded by the coding sequence ATGGAGCAGAAACTTTTAATGGATTATTATGCGACAGGGCATAGAAAGACCGCTACTGCAAAGGTTTGGTTGATTCCCGGTGGCGAAGGGAAGATAATAATAAACGATAAACCTATGGAGGAATTCGTAGGGGGGAGGGAAGTATGGGGCAAAATGCTCCAACAGCCGCTCCTTCTCACCAATACACTGGACAAATATGGTGTAGTGGCAAAGACCGAAGGAGGTGGCATTTCCGCTCAGGTCCAGGCTGTTAGACACGGAATCGCCCGGGCTTTGCTCAAAGTAAATCCCTCTTTTAGGGGGGTGTTGAAGGATGCGGGGCTACTTACAAGGGACCCCAGAGTTAAGGAACGAAAGAAATACGGACGCCACAGGGCGAGACGTGGCTTCCAATACTCCAAGCGCTAA